One window from the genome of Bacteroidales bacterium encodes:
- a CDS encoding STAS domain-containing protein: MEFNIEKKENYTLVKVMVEKLDTHIAPALKSELVLIAGNGEKNIILDLSNCRYCDSSGLSAILVANRLCKNAEGTFVLTGLQPAVERLITISQLDTVLNISRVPEKAPELINKD, from the coding sequence CTTGTAAAGGTGATGGTCGAAAAACTCGACACGCACATTGCACCAGCATTAAAATCAGAATTAGTGCTTATTGCAGGCAATGGTGAAAAGAATATTATTCTCGATCTTAGCAATTGTCGCTATTGCGATTCAAGCGGATTGAGTGCTATTCTTGTTGCAAACCGTCTTTGCAAAAATGCCGAAGGCACTTTTGTTTTAACGGGTTTACAACCAGCCGTTGAACGCTTAATTACGATATCACAATTAGATACAGTACTCAATATTTCGCGTGTACCCGAAAAAGCACCAGAACTTATCAATAAAGACTAA